TGTCGTATGTGGTCCGTTCGTGAGGAGTCGGTTCGTCGGGAGTCGGCGGGCCCGCTTCCGGGCCGATGAACGAGTCTAGCGGGCGCCGCCCGTCGGGATGATGCGGCCCGCGTCCTCCTCGCCGATCTCCTGGTACGCCGCGAAGAGCAGCGACTCGTCGGGCGCCTGCGCCACGGTGGGCTTGCCGATGTCGTCGAGCAGGACGAAGCGCAGCATGCCCGCCCGCGCCTTCTTGTCCCGCTGCATCGTCGCCAGGAGCTGCCGCCAGGCGCCCGAGCGATAGGTCGTCGGCAGGCCGAGCGACGTCAGGACGGCGCGGTGGCGGTCCACGGCCGCGTCGGACAGGCGGCCGGCGAGCCGGGAGAGCTCCGCGGCGTACATCATGCCGATCGACACGGCAGCGCCGTGACGCCAGCGGTAGCGCTCGGCGTGCTCGATCGCGTGGCCGAGGGTGTGGCCGTAGTTCAGCGTCTCGCGGAGCCCCGCCTCGCGGAAGTCCTGGCCGACGACGTCGGCCTTCATCCGGATGGCCAGCTCGATGCAGCGGCGGAACTCCGCCGTCGTCGGGTCCGTCGCGCGCGCCGGATCCGCCTCGACGACGTCGAGGATCTCCGGGTAGCGGATGAACCCGGCCTTCACGACCTCGGCGAACCCGGCGACCGCCTCGTTGGCGGGCAGCGTCGCGAGGAGGTCGAGGTCGCAGACCACGACGCGCGGGGCCCAGAAGGCGCCGACGAGGTTCTTGCCCTCCGCCGTGTTGATGCCGGTCTTGCCGCCCACCGCCGCGTCGACCATCCCGAGGACGGTCGTGGGGATCTGGACGAGGTCGACCCCGCGCAGCCACGTGGCCGCGACGAAGCCCGCGAGGTCGGTGACCGCGCCTCCGCCGAGGCCGATGACGGCGTCGGTGCGCGTGAAGTCGGCCTGGCCCATGATCTGCCAGCAGAAGGCCGCGACCTCGACGCGCTTGGCCTGCTCCGCGTCGGGCACCTCCGCGAGGAGGATCTCGCGCGATCCGTCCCCGACGAGCTCGGACCGCAGCTGCTCGGCCCGGGCCCCGAGCGACGGCTGGTGCACGATGAGGACCTTCTTCGCCGCGGGGGGCAGCAGCTCCCCCAGTCGCGCGATGACGCCGTTTCCGACGACGACGTCGTAGCCGGGCGTCCCGCGGACCGGGATGACGGTGTCGTTCATCGTTCCTCCTCCGGGGCAGCGGCGTGCTGCTCCTCGCCGCGCAGCCACGCGACGACGTGCTCGACGGTCGTCTGGGTGGGGAGCCGCGACGTGTCGAAGGCCACGTCGGCGACCTCCGCGTAGATCGGGGCGCGCTCGCCGGCGATCCGCACCCACTCCGCGAGCGGATCGCCGCCGTTGAGCAACGGCCGTCTCCGGCCCCGGATCCGCCGCGCGATGGAGTCCTCGTCGACCGTGAGCAGGACGACGCGGTGATCGCGCAGGCGCTCGCGCGTCTCCCGCGCGAGCACGGCCCCTCCGCCCAGCGCGACGACGCCTCGACGCTCCAGCGCCTCGCGCACCGCCTCGCGCTCGAGGGCGCGGAAGCGCTCCTCGCCCTCCCGCGCGAACAGGTCCGCGATCGCCCCGTGCGCGCGGACGATCTCGGCGTCGGTGTCGGTGAACGGGACGTTCAGGGCGCGTGCGACGCGCCTGCCGATGCTCGACTTTCCCGCGCCCATGGGGCCGACGAACACGATCGCGCCCTTCCCGGCCGGTCCCGCCTCGGAGGAACCGCGCGATCCCGCCTCAGCGGGCGAGGTCATGCGACACCGCGCCGGCCGCCGTGTGCTGGGTCTCGGGGATGGCGGCGAGGTATGACTCGAGGTTGCGACGGGTCTCCGAGACGGAGTCCCCCCCGAACTTCTCGAGCACGACGTCCGCGAGCACGATGGCGACCATGGCCTCCGCGACGACGCCGGCCGCGGGCACGGCGCACACGTCCGAGCGCTGATGGTGCGCCGAAGCCGTGTCGCCCGTGGCCACGTCCACCGTCCGCAGGGCGTGCGGCACCGTCGCGATGGGCTTCATGCCGGCGCGGATCCGCAGCAGCGTGCCCGTCGACATCCCGCCCTCGGTCCCGCCCGCCCGGTCGGTCCCGCGGGCGATGCCCCGGTCGGTGGAGAAGAGCTCGTCGTGCGCCTGCGAGCCGCGACGGCGCGTCGTCTCGAACCCGTCCCCGACCTCGACGCCCTTGATGGCCTGGATGCTCATGAGAGCCTGTGCGAGCTTGCCGTCGAGACGGCGGTCCCACTGCACGTGCGAGCCGAGCCCGGGGGGCAGGTCGTACGCGAGCACCTCGACGACCCCGCCCAGCGTGTCGCCGTCCTTCTTCGCCGCGTCGACCTCGGCCACCATGAGCGCGCTCGTCGCCGGGTCGAAGCACCGCAGCGGATCGGCGTCGAGCGCCGCGACGTCGTCGGGCGACGGAAGCGGGGAGCCGTCGGGCACGCGCACGGGGCCGATCGACAGCGTGTGGCTGACGAGACGGATCCCGAGCTCGCCGAGGAACGCGCGCGCCACGGCGCCGAGGGCGACACGGGCGGCGGTCTCGCGGGCGCTCGCCCGCTCGAGGACCGGGCGCGACTCGTCGAAGCCGTACTTCTGCATCCCGACGAGGTCCGCATGTCCGGGCCGGGGCCGCGTGAGCGGCGCACCGCGGCCGCGCGACTTCTCGGTGAGCTCCACGGGCTCGGGGCTCATGACCTCCGTCCACTTCGGCCACTCGGTGTTCCCGATCCGCAGTGCGACGGGGCTCCCGATCGAGAGTCCGTGTCGGATGCCGGCGGAGATCGACAGCTCGTCCTGCTCGAACTTCATGCGCGAGCCGCGCCCGTAGCCGAGCTTGCGCCGCTGCAGATCCTCCTGGATGGCGGAGGCGGTCACGGGGACGCCCGCCGGGAGTCCCTCCATGAGGGCGATCAGTTCGGGGCCGTGCGATTCGCCGGCCGTGAGCACACGGAGCATGATCGCTATTCTCCCATGAGCGCCGCGCGCATCGCGGCCACCACGTCCGCCTCCCGGTCGAGCGGGGTGTCGAGACGGCCGGACGTGAACACGCGCACCTGCAGCACGGCCTGGTGAAGGAGCATGCCGAGCCCCGAATGCGCCTCGCCGTCGGTCCAGAGTCGCGCCAGCGCGGAGGGCCAGGGATCGTACGCCACGTCGAAGAGCGGTCCTCCCGCCCGCGCGAGCCGCTCCGCGTGCGCGTCGGGGAGCACGGTCCCCCCGGGCAGGGTCGCGACGGTCAGGTCCACCGGCTCGTGCGCGGCCCCGAAGGGCTCCGCCTGCACCGCGACGCCGGCCCGCTCGCCGATCGCGACGAGCGGCGCCGCGCGTTCCGGCGTGCGTGCGACGACGTGGACGCGGCGCGCTCCCAGCTCGCCCAGCGCCACGAGCGCCGACGCCGCCGTCGCTCCGGCCCCCGCGATGCGCGCGGTCTCGACCTCGCGGATCCCGAGCTCGGCAAGCGCGACGACGATGCCGCCGACATCCGTGTTGAATCCGATCGGGCCCGCTCCGTCCCCGCTGTCGATGCCCGGGAGGTCGCGGGAGGGGGTGCCGAAGAAGAGGGTGTTGACGGCCCCCGTCAGCTCGGCGCGCCTGCCGTGCCACGACGCGGCGCGGAACGCCGCCTCCTTGAGCGGCATCGTCACCGCCAGGCCCCGCCATCCCGCTCCGATGCCCGCGAGCGCCTGGTCGAACGCCGCCCGCTCGACCAGGCGGCGTCCGAACGTCCAGTCGAGCCCGAGCACGCGGTAGGCGGCGCCGTGCAGCTGCGGCGACCGGCTGTGCTCGATCGGCGCGCCCCAGACCTCGAGGCGCGTCTCACTCACAGTAGACCGCGTTCTCGGCGCTCGCCCGGCACCATTCCTGCAGCCGCTCCACGGCCGCCTCGTGCTCCGCGAGCGTGCTCGAGAACACCGTCTCCCCCGTGGCGAGGTCGACCGGCACGAAGTAGAGCCAGTCGCCGTCCGCGGGCGACATCGCCGCCTGGATCGCGGCCTCGCCGGGCAGCCCGATGGGCCCCACGGGCAGCCCCTGGTGCACGTAGGTGTTGTACGGGTTCGACTCGTCGGCGCGCTGCTCGTCGGTCGTCCACACCGTGTGCGTGCTGTCGGCGCCGTACGCGACGGTGGCGTCCGACTGCAGCAGCATGCCCTCGTCGACGCGGTTGAAGAAGACGCGCGCGATCTGCGCCATGTCGTCCTCGCCACCCGACTCGCGCTGGACGAGGGCCGCCATCGTGAGGATCTGCAGCCGGTCCTCCTCGGGAACGCCCAGACCGTCGAGCCGTTCGAACATCTCGTCGACGAGCACGCGGATGACGTCCTCCGCCGTCGCATCCGGCTCGAACGTGTAGGTGGCGGGGAAGAGGAAGCCCTCGATGCTCGGGGCGTCGGCCGGGATGCCGAACTGCGTGTAGTCGGCCGCCTCTGCCTGCAGCTCCTCCAGCGGGATCTCCGTGACCTCGGAGATGCTCACGAGCGCGTCGGCGGCGAAGCTCCCCTCCGTGATCAGCAC
This window of the Microbacterium sp. AB genome carries:
- a CDS encoding shikimate kinase, whose protein sequence is MTSPAEAGSRGSSEAGPAGKGAIVFVGPMGAGKSSIGRRVARALNVPFTDTDAEIVRAHGAIADLFAREGEERFRALEREAVREALERRGVVALGGGAVLARETRERLRDHRVVLLTVDEDSIARRIRGRRRPLLNGGDPLAEWVRIAGERAPIYAEVADVAFDTSRLPTQTTVEHVVAWLRGEEQHAAAPEEER
- the aroB gene encoding 3-dehydroquinate synthase encodes the protein MNDTVIPVRGTPGYDVVVGNGVIARLGELLPPAAKKVLIVHQPSLGARAEQLRSELVGDGSREILLAEVPDAEQAKRVEVAAFCWQIMGQADFTRTDAVIGLGGGAVTDLAGFVAATWLRGVDLVQIPTTVLGMVDAAVGGKTGINTAEGKNLVGAFWAPRVVVCDLDLLATLPANEAVAGFAEVVKAGFIRYPEILDVVEADPARATDPTTAEFRRCIELAIRMKADVVGQDFREAGLRETLNYGHTLGHAIEHAERYRWRHGAAVSIGMMYAAELSRLAGRLSDAAVDRHRAVLTSLGLPTTYRSGAWRQLLATMQRDKKARAGMLRFVLLDDIGKPTVAQAPDESLLFAAYQEIGEEDAGRIIPTGGAR
- the aroC gene encoding chorismate synthase, which produces MLRVLTAGESHGPELIALMEGLPAGVPVTASAIQEDLQRRKLGYGRGSRMKFEQDELSISAGIRHGLSIGSPVALRIGNTEWPKWTEVMSPEPVELTEKSRGRGAPLTRPRPGHADLVGMQKYGFDESRPVLERASARETAARVALGAVARAFLGELGIRLVSHTLSIGPVRVPDGSPLPSPDDVAALDADPLRCFDPATSALMVAEVDAAKKDGDTLGGVVEVLAYDLPPGLGSHVQWDRRLDGKLAQALMSIQAIKGVEVGDGFETTRRRGSQAHDELFSTDRGIARGTDRAGGTEGGMSTGTLLRIRAGMKPIATVPHALRTVDVATGDTASAHHQRSDVCAVPAAGVVAEAMVAIVLADVVLEKFGGDSVSETRRNLESYLAAIPETQHTAAGAVSHDLAR
- the mltG gene encoding endolytic transglycosylase MltG, with the protein product MPETSNPDPERPLTRRERRAQELAAESRRTLPSAAAHDAASGPPITRPPADAAPQGATIDEATARGERQPAGLDDLFTPETVGRPAPRKGSRLGCLISIVIVLVLLGGVAAGGLWAWNAYGDRISAVMGWDGPHDYEEGDATGEALVTVADGDTGEAVSASLHEAGVTLESDSFYQYLLDSGENPTFYPGVYRLQQKMTSAAALDALEDPETRLENTVLITEGSFAADALVSISEVTEIPLEELQAEAADYTQFGIPADAPSIEGFLFPATYTFEPDATAEDVIRVLVDEMFERLDGLGVPEEDRLQILTMAALVQRESGGEDDMAQIARVFFNRVDEGMLLQSDATVAYGADSTHTVWTTDEQRADESNPYNTYVHQGLPVGPIGLPGEAAIQAAMSPADGDWLYFVPVDLATGETVFSSTLAEHEAAVERLQEWCRASAENAVYCE
- a CDS encoding shikimate dehydrogenase; translated protein: MSETRLEVWGAPIEHSRSPQLHGAAYRVLGLDWTFGRRLVERAAFDQALAGIGAGWRGLAVTMPLKEAAFRAASWHGRRAELTGAVNTLFFGTPSRDLPGIDSGDGAGPIGFNTDVGGIVVALAELGIREVETARIAGAGATAASALVALGELGARRVHVVARTPERAAPLVAIGERAGVAVQAEPFGAAHEPVDLTVATLPGGTVLPDAHAERLARAGGPLFDVAYDPWPSALARLWTDGEAHSGLGMLLHQAVLQVRVFTSGRLDTPLDREADVVAAMRAALMGE